The following nucleotide sequence is from Candidatus Methylomirabilis sp..
CGTCCCGGTGAGGGACGGGGCGGTGGTCGAAGGAAACGTCGCCTTCAAGGGTGAGGCGCCGGCGCCCAAGAAGATCATCATGGGGAAAGATATCGACGTCTGCGGTCTGGACCCCGTCACCGGCACGAAGTCCATCACCCGCGAGTCCAAGGAACTCCTGGTGAAAAATGGCCGGATCACCAATGCCATCGTCTACCTGGAGGGGATCGCGAAGGGGAAGGCGTGGAAGATGCCGACCGGGGGGTTCGTGCTCGACCAGAAGAATTGCGACTTCGCTCCCCGGGTCTCCGCCTTCCCCCCGGGCGAGATCACCATGGTCAACAGCGACCCGGTCCTCCATAACTCGCACGGCTTCGAAGGGCTGGAGCTGGCCGGAGCCCGATCGGTGTTCAACATCGCCCAGCCGAACAAGGGCCAGAGGACGAAGCTCCGGCTCAGGCGACCGGCCATTCACGAAGTCAAATGCGATGCCCACGGATGGATGCATGCCTGGATCTACGTGGGCGAGCACCCCTACGTCGCGATCACGAAAGCCGATGGGGCGTTTCGGCTGGACGAGATTCCGCCGGGTTCGTACAAGCTCATCGCATGGCATGAGACCCTGGGAAAGCAGGAAAAGGAGGTGACTGTAAAGGCAGGCGGAAGGGTCAGCGTGGTGTTCGAATTCTCGATGAAGCCGTAGCGGAAGGGACGCGGCTTCGCCATCGGGCGGAGGGCCACCAATGAAGGAGAGGAAGTTCCACTTCGGGGAATTCCTCAGGCATCTCCGGATCAAGAAGCTTCCGGCCGAGATCCCGGGGGTCTACCGGCGAGGGGAGGTCACGGGCGAGCTGCAGGAATACACGCCCATGCACGACTCCTTCGAGTTCATCGAGAATGGGGCGGACATGGGGCGGATCACGCAGCCCGGGGTCACCCGGCGGGAGTTCCTCGCCAAGAGCGCCATGGCCGGCACGGCGGCCGGGGTCCTCCTGAGCGGGGTGCCGCTGGTCAGCGTGGTAAACGTCGCGAGTGCCGAGGGACGGGTCACCCCGTTCCGATTCGCCGTCCTGGCCGACCCGCACCTGCAGATCACCTGGGCGCCGGAAAACCACACGACCGCGCGCTTCGTGCAGACGTTCGAGAGGGGCGTGGCGGAGATCAACCAACTCAACCCTCAGCCGGACATCGTCTTCTTCATGGGGGACCTGGCCCACCTCGGCCGGAAGGAAGAGATGGAGCTGGGGCAAAGGATCCTCGCCAGGCTCAAAACCAAGAAGATCCTCCAGATCAACGGCGAGCACGACTGGTATTACGACATGGGGGCGGCCTACGAGCAGTTGTTCGGGAAGATTCCGTGGGCTCTCGATTACAACGGCGTGCACTTCGTGGCCGTGAATAACATCCTCACGAGGGACTACTGGACCGACCGGGGATGGACCCCCCAGCAGCGGATGGGCGAGATGCTGAAGCTGGACGGGAAGGTCGCCGGGCTCTGGGGGATCGGTCAGGCCCAGTTGGAATGGCTGCGCAACCATCTCAAGACGGTCCCCAAGGAGACTCCCCTCGTGGTCATGACCCACGCCCCGCTGTGGATGTACTACCCCAACTGGGGCTTCGCGACCGTGGAAGGGATCTCGATCCTCGAGATGCTAAAGCCCTTCAAGAGCGTCACCTGCCTGCACGGACACGTGCATCAAGCTGTCTATAAGGAGATCGAGCACATCCGGTCCATCGGGATGCTCTCCACCGCCTGGCCGTGGCCCTATCCTCCCGTGGCGCTTCCCCTCGAGATGAAGCGCATGCCGCGGTCCGACCCGGGCGATCCCTTTGATGGGGTGGGCTGGGGCAAGGGCTTCGTGGATCTCGTGACCCGGGGCACGCAGTACACCGTCTACAACGAGTACCACATCTTCGGGCGACCCGAGGAGCGGTATCCTGGGGGGCACCCGACGAAGCGGTACGCCTGACCCGCTGAGCGATCCCCGCGCCGCCGGGTCGCGCCCGGAGCGGCGCGGGGGGCCTCGACAAGTCCGTTTGAGGGGAAAATCTGCCGGCGACCTTGCAGGAAGGAGCAATCGCAATCAACGGGGTCAGCCTTCCAGATTGGTGAATGGTGGGGACGAGGAGGGCGAACATGCGACGGCTTCGTTGGTGGTGGGGCCCGGTCTTGCTCGGTGGGCTGATCATGCTGGTGGGCCGGGCGGATGGCTTTAGGCAGGTTCCCACGAAGGAGCAGGTCGACGCATACGAGCAGGAGCGACTGGATTGGGTTCGCAAGGGCGAGGCGCTTTGGCATGCGGAACCGCATCCCGTTGACCGACCCGACCTCAAGGTGCCGAGCAACGGGAGTACGGTCGGGATGGCCTGCGCCATGTGCCATCCGGATGCGGCAGACACGAACCCCGAGACCTGGCCCAAGTACGCCCTGCAACTGTCGAAGGTGGCAACCCTCCGGGAGCAGATCAACTGGTGCGTCACGCGCCAGCTTCGGGCCCCTGCGCTGGCGGCAGACAGCGAGCAGATGCTGGCCTATGAGGCCTTCATCATGCACTGGAACAAGGGGAAGGGCATTGACCCGGGGAGGCACTAGCTCCCCGGTCACTTCCACCACGAG
It contains:
- a CDS encoding carboxypeptidase regulatory-like domain-containing protein — its product is MARGIWKALMAGPMAGLLAYSPIAHAYEAVPVRDGAVVEGNVAFKGEAPAPKKIIMGKDIDVCGLDPVTGTKSITRESKELLVKNGRITNAIVYLEGIAKGKAWKMPTGGFVLDQKNCDFAPRVSAFPPGEITMVNSDPVLHNSHGFEGLELAGARSVFNIAQPNKGQRTKLRLRRPAIHEVKCDAHGWMHAWIYVGEHPYVAITKADGAFRLDEIPPGSYKLIAWHETLGKQEKEVTVKAGGRVSVVFEFSMKP
- a CDS encoding metallophosphoesterase, giving the protein MKERKFHFGEFLRHLRIKKLPAEIPGVYRRGEVTGELQEYTPMHDSFEFIENGADMGRITQPGVTRREFLAKSAMAGTAAGVLLSGVPLVSVVNVASAEGRVTPFRFAVLADPHLQITWAPENHTTARFVQTFERGVAEINQLNPQPDIVFFMGDLAHLGRKEEMELGQRILARLKTKKILQINGEHDWYYDMGAAYEQLFGKIPWALDYNGVHFVAVNNILTRDYWTDRGWTPQQRMGEMLKLDGKVAGLWGIGQAQLEWLRNHLKTVPKETPLVVMTHAPLWMYYPNWGFATVEGISILEMLKPFKSVTCLHGHVHQAVYKEIEHIRSIGMLSTAWPWPYPPVALPLEMKRMPRSDPGDPFDGVGWGKGFVDLVTRGTQYTVYNEYHIFGRPEERYPGGHPTKRYA